From Acinetobacter sp. ASP199, the proteins below share one genomic window:
- the wecB gene encoding UDP-N-acetylglucosamine 2-epimerase (non-hydrolyzing) — MKKLKLMTVVGTRPEIIRLSRVMSTCDQYFDHVLVHTGQNYDYELNEIFFTDLGIRKPDHFLNAAGATGAETIGNVIIAVDKVLEQVQPEALLVLGDTNSCMAVIPAKRRKIPTFHMEAGNRCFDMRVPEEINRRIVDHTADINLTYSTIARDYLLAEGLPADQVIKTGSPMFEVLNHYKAKIEASDVLERLGLKEHQYFIVSAHREENINSDQNFLDLVEMLNAVAEKYQYPVIVSTHPRTRKRIEELNIEFHPLIQLLKPLGFSDYNKLQLAAKATLSDSGTINEESSILNFPALNLRQAHERPEGMEEAAVMMVGLTAERILQGLDILDHQPRGEERLLRLVADYSMPNVSEKVVRIILSYTDYINRVVWKKY, encoded by the coding sequence GTGAAAAAATTAAAATTAATGACGGTCGTTGGAACTCGTCCTGAAATTATTCGTTTATCACGTGTTATGTCTACGTGTGATCAGTACTTCGATCATGTTCTAGTACATACAGGTCAAAACTATGATTATGAACTCAATGAAATCTTCTTTACCGATTTAGGTATTCGTAAGCCAGATCATTTTTTAAATGCTGCAGGCGCAACGGGTGCTGAAACGATTGGTAATGTCATTATTGCTGTAGATAAAGTATTAGAACAGGTTCAGCCAGAAGCATTACTGGTGTTAGGTGATACCAACAGCTGTATGGCGGTCATTCCTGCCAAGCGTCGTAAGATTCCAACCTTCCATATGGAAGCGGGAAATCGCTGCTTTGATATGCGTGTGCCAGAAGAAATTAACCGTCGTATTGTCGATCATACTGCTGACATTAATTTAACTTATAGTACGATCGCACGAGATTACTTGTTAGCAGAAGGCCTACCTGCAGATCAGGTGATTAAAACAGGTAGCCCAATGTTTGAAGTATTAAATCATTATAAGGCTAAAATTGAAGCATCAGATGTATTAGAGCGTCTGGGCTTAAAAGAACATCAATATTTTATTGTCAGTGCGCATCGTGAAGAAAATATTAATTCGGATCAAAACTTTTTAGATTTAGTTGAGATGCTGAATGCGGTAGCAGAAAAATACCAATATCCTGTGATTGTTTCAACACACCCTCGTACCCGTAAGCGTATTGAAGAACTCAATATTGAATTTCATCCACTCATTCAATTGTTAAAGCCACTCGGTTTTAGTGACTACAACAAGTTGCAACTTGCTGCAAAAGCGACTTTATCCGACAGTGGCACCATTAATGAAGAATCTTCTATTTTGAATTTTCCTGCTTTGAACTTGCGTCAGGCGCATGAACGTCCTGAAGGAATGGAGGAGGCTGCGGTGATGATGGTGGGTTTAACAGCTGAACGTATTTTGCAAGGTCTCGATATTCTGGATCATCAACCACGTGGTGAAGAAAGATTGCTGCGTTTAGTCGCTGACTATAGTATGCCAAATGTGAGTGAAAAGGTTGTGCGAATTATTTTAAGCTATACCGACTATATCAACCGTGTGGTGTGGAAGAAGTACTAA
- a CDS encoding nucleoside-diphosphate sugar epimerase/dehydratase — translation MKSIITPFVESPRVAKLAFLIILDFCTFPVLIWLCYAIRSFDLGAEVVPNLPFGTLWVSGIAVASLLICGVYRFIVRTYNEVFMIKMGLATALTVAGLYALAYFTPAFIPTSIPLMFGFMMFAWIWFSRGIIRFIIRSYLQADVQKKRIAIYGAGNAGQQVAAALYRSNAHLPVMFIDDKRSLTGQQLGRLKVYDAQTALKLMRKQKIDEILIALPSVGRVRKSEIIKFLEPAHLKITEIPGLTKLVDGEIRVSDIQEVDIIDLLGRDPVPPVPALLSKNIQDKVVMVTGAGGSIGSELCRQIVKNQPAKIIIFELTEFALYSIEKELSLTATCEIIPILGSVLDESKLERVIEQYGVQTVYHAAAYKHVPLVECNPLAGLKNNAVGTAFSVNAAVKKGVETFVLISTDKAVRPTNVMGASKRMAELYCQAMAEAQQQTQISIVRFGNVLGSSGSVVPLFKQQIAKGGPITVTHPDVTRYFMTIPEASQLVIQAGALGLGGDVFLLDMGEPVRIQDLARQMIALSGLKVRDEQYPDGDIEIQYAGLRPGEKLYEELLIDQENTEITSHSRILRSFEKHVPLQEITQVFDKIQALSATQTDIDWALSQLEYYVDGYQRGKEIKVN, via the coding sequence GTGAAATCGATCATTACGCCCTTTGTAGAATCACCACGAGTCGCCAAACTCGCATTTTTGATTATTCTGGATTTTTGTACTTTTCCTGTCTTGATCTGGCTCTGTTATGCCATTCGTAGCTTTGATCTAGGTGCAGAGGTAGTACCAAATCTGCCGTTTGGTACGCTTTGGGTCAGTGGGATTGCAGTTGCATCGCTGCTTATCTGTGGGGTCTACCGCTTTATTGTCCGCACTTATAATGAAGTGTTTATGATCAAAATGGGACTGGCGACGGCGTTGACTGTCGCTGGTCTTTATGCACTGGCTTATTTTACTCCGGCATTTATTCCGACCTCTATTCCGCTGATGTTTGGCTTTATGATGTTTGCCTGGATCTGGTTTAGCCGGGGGATCATCCGTTTTATTATCCGTTCCTATTTACAGGCTGACGTACAGAAAAAACGCATTGCGATTTATGGGGCCGGGAATGCGGGTCAACAGGTTGCTGCTGCACTGTATCGCTCCAATGCACATTTACCGGTCATGTTTATTGATGACAAACGCTCGTTGACCGGACAGCAGCTGGGGCGACTCAAAGTTTATGATGCCCAGACTGCCCTAAAACTCATGCGCAAGCAAAAAATTGATGAAATTCTGATTGCTTTGCCCTCAGTGGGGCGAGTCCGTAAAAGTGAAATCATTAAATTTTTAGAGCCGGCACATCTCAAAATTACCGAAATTCCGGGATTAACCAAACTGGTGGATGGTGAAATCCGGGTTTCGGATATTCAGGAAGTCGATATTATTGACTTGCTGGGACGTGACCCGGTACCGCCGGTTCCAGCACTTCTGAGTAAAAATATTCAGGATAAAGTGGTCATGGTCACCGGTGCAGGGGGGTCGATTGGTTCAGAATTGTGTCGCCAGATCGTAAAAAACCAGCCGGCAAAAATCATCATTTTCGAGTTAACTGAATTCGCGCTGTATAGTATTGAAAAAGAATTAAGTTTAACTGCAACTTGTGAAATTATACCTATCCTGGGGTCGGTTCTAGATGAGAGTAAACTGGAACGTGTAATTGAACAGTATGGCGTGCAAACGGTTTATCATGCTGCGGCTTACAAGCATGTCCCACTGGTAGAATGTAATCCACTAGCGGGCCTGAAAAATAATGCGGTGGGAACGGCGTTTAGCGTGAATGCTGCGGTGAAGAAAGGTGTAGAAACCTTTGTGCTGATCTCAACTGATAAAGCGGTCCGTCCAACCAATGTTATGGGTGCCAGTAAACGTATGGCAGAACTTTACTGTCAGGCGATGGCAGAGGCACAACAGCAGACCCAGATCAGTATCGTCCGTTTTGGTAATGTGCTCGGTTCTTCGGGTTCTGTAGTGCCGCTATTCAAGCAGCAAATTGCCAAAGGTGGCCCGATTACCGTGACTCATCCGGATGTGACCCGCTACTTTATGACCATTCCGGAAGCCTCACAGCTGGTGATTCAGGCTGGTGCCTTAGGCTTGGGCGGCGATGTGTTCCTGCTGGATATGGGTGAGCCGGTGCGTATTCAGGATCTGGCCCGTCAAATGATTGCTTTAAGTGGACTGAAAGTCCGTGATGAGCAGTATCCGGATGGTGATATCGAAATTCAGTATGCTGGTTTGCGTCCAGGGGAAAAGCTGTATGAAGAACTGCTCATTGATCAGGAAAATACCGAAATTACGTCACATAGTCGTATCCTAAGATCATTTGAAAAACACGTTCCGTTACAGGAAATTACACAGGTGTTTGATAAAATCCAGGCACTTTCTGCCACGCAGACAGATATCGACTGGGCCTTATCACAGCTTGAATATTATGTTGATGGCTATCAACGTGGTAAAGAAATTAAAGTTAATTAA
- a CDS encoding GNAT family protein, with product MKFRLLNEKDLLLRVKWMNDVRIYSTMHFKPPILMEDTIQWFNINKENSQREDFVFETLDGDVLSMSGLTGLDTDILKMESYIFVDPDTKAKGLGKKTLFLQCVYAFEILKINKIYAYIDSDNFASQRLYTKIGFKKEGILRNETRRENGFIDRYYYGCFIGDLDKSLFQYQVNYDCKEIILL from the coding sequence ATGAAATTTCGCCTACTAAATGAAAAAGACTTACTTTTACGGGTCAAATGGATGAATGATGTACGAATTTATTCTACTATGCATTTCAAACCACCTATTTTAATGGAAGATACCATTCAGTGGTTTAATATTAATAAAGAAAATAGTCAACGTGAAGATTTTGTTTTCGAGACATTGGATGGCGATGTATTAAGTATGTCGGGTTTAACTGGACTAGATACTGATATTTTGAAAATGGAGTCTTACATTTTTGTTGACCCAGATACCAAAGCAAAAGGCCTAGGTAAGAAAACATTATTTTTACAATGTGTTTATGCTTTTGAAATTCTAAAAATAAATAAAATCTATGCTTATATTGATTCAGATAATTTTGCATCCCAAAGATTATATACTAAAATTGGATTTAAAAAAGAAGGTATATTACGTAATGAAACTAGAAGAGAAAATGGTTTTATAGATCGTTATTATTATGGTTGTTTCATAGGTGATCTAGATAAAAGTTTATTTCAATATCAGGTTAATTATGACTGTAAAGAGATTATACTTTTATGA
- a CDS encoding glycosyltransferase family 4 protein: MYITQFFNPEPSFKGLKFAKDMQSYGHEFEVLTGFPNYPEGKIYTGYKLKPYQHEVLEGIAVHRVWLYPDHSASVLKRIANYVSFFITALIAGLFIVRKFDAIHVAATPLNIGLVGVILGKIFNKPVLSDIQDIWPDSLAATGMLKNPKALKFISYFCNWSYRNSKKITVISKGFRDLLIQRGVPENKIEIIYNWSGLEGVLPTGNHQLKYVENIFNVTFAGNMGKAQDLTNVILAAELLSKEHPEIIFNFIGDGIEKQNLVDLVTKKNLNNVVFYDRVKSSEVIGYLEESDCLLISLKKDPLFEITVPSKTQAYLSLGRPIVSTVLGNAADLVEKAEAGYVIEPSNPIKLAEAIIKLSELSKLELEKKGLSAKNFYEKNLSRQASLNKFSDTFNAMKD; this comes from the coding sequence TTGTATATCACTCAGTTTTTTAATCCTGAACCATCATTTAAAGGTCTAAAATTCGCGAAAGACATGCAAAGTTATGGTCATGAGTTCGAGGTACTTACAGGTTTTCCAAACTATCCAGAAGGGAAAATATATACTGGCTATAAATTAAAACCATATCAACATGAAGTATTAGAAGGTATTGCTGTGCACCGAGTCTGGCTATATCCAGATCATAGTGCGTCAGTACTTAAACGTATAGCAAATTATGTTAGTTTTTTTATAACTGCATTAATTGCCGGTTTGTTTATCGTCAGAAAATTTGATGCGATTCATGTTGCCGCCACTCCTTTAAATATAGGATTAGTTGGAGTGATTTTGGGAAAAATTTTTAACAAACCTGTATTGAGTGATATACAAGACATATGGCCTGATTCTCTAGCTGCGACAGGGATGTTAAAAAACCCTAAAGCTTTAAAATTTATATCTTATTTCTGTAACTGGTCTTATCGTAATTCTAAAAAAATTACTGTGATATCGAAAGGTTTTAGAGATTTATTAATTCAGCGTGGTGTTCCAGAAAATAAGATTGAAATTATCTATAATTGGTCCGGGTTAGAGGGAGTATTACCTACTGGTAATCATCAACTCAAATATGTTGAAAATATTTTCAATGTAACATTTGCTGGGAATATGGGTAAAGCTCAAGATTTAACTAACGTAATTTTGGCTGCAGAATTACTGAGCAAAGAACATCCTGAAATTATCTTTAATTTTATTGGAGATGGTATTGAAAAGCAGAATTTAGTCGATTTGGTCACCAAGAAAAATTTAAACAATGTAGTTTTCTATGATCGTGTAAAAAGTTCAGAAGTTATAGGCTATTTGGAAGAATCAGATTGTCTCTTAATCAGCTTAAAAAAAGATCCCCTATTTGAAATTACAGTACCTTCAAAAACTCAAGCCTATTTGTCTTTGGGAAGACCTATCGTGAGTACAGTTTTAGGTAATGCAGCAGATTTAGTAGAGAAGGCTGAAGCAGGCTATGTTATAGAGCCTTCAAATCCAATTAAACTGGCAGAGGCAATTATTAAGTTATCAGAGTTAAGTAAGCTAGAGCTAGAGAAAAAAGGGTTAAGTGCAAAGAATTTCTATGAAAAAAACCTTTCAAGACAAGCTAGTTTAAATAAATTTTCTGATACTTTTAATGCAATGAAGGATTAA
- a CDS encoding ATP-grasp domain-containing protein, producing the protein MNILFTCAGRRNYLINYCKQALNGQGIVLATDMSKLAPAMSDADISLLVPSIYSEDYIPELFSIVKEYHINAIISLNDLELPILAHHKQAFADLGAKIIVSDSSVIDICFDKIKTRDFLTSIGLNTPQTFTNYNQALQAIKEGQLTFPLVLKPRWGSASIGIEFPESLEEFELAYKLLMIKLKNTILFEASKNELDAAILIQQKLNGPEYGMDIVNDLDQEYFTTVVRKKLSMRAGETDKAVSVIDQRFSDIGEKISTNLKHIGNLDCDVFEQDGELYVLELNPRFGGGYPFSHEAGMNTIQAYLAWLADEKLESSFNQYKADLVFSKCDRLIRI; encoded by the coding sequence ATGAATATTTTATTTACATGTGCTGGACGTCGTAATTATCTCATTAATTATTGTAAGCAAGCATTAAATGGTCAAGGTATAGTCTTGGCTACCGATATGAGTAAACTTGCTCCAGCAATGTCTGATGCAGATATCAGCTTACTTGTTCCTTCTATTTATAGTGAAGATTATATTCCAGAATTATTTAGTATTGTTAAAGAGTATCATATCAATGCGATTATATCTTTAAATGATCTTGAATTACCTATTCTGGCTCATCATAAACAAGCCTTTGCTGATCTGGGCGCAAAAATTATTGTATCAGATAGTTCGGTAATTGATATTTGTTTTGATAAAATTAAAACGCGTGATTTCTTAACTTCTATTGGTCTTAATACCCCCCAGACGTTTACTAATTATAATCAAGCATTACAGGCGATTAAAGAAGGTCAATTAACTTTTCCACTTGTTTTAAAACCAAGGTGGGGCAGTGCTTCAATTGGAATCGAATTTCCGGAAAGTCTTGAAGAATTTGAATTAGCTTATAAGCTGCTAATGATTAAATTAAAGAACACAATTCTATTTGAGGCGAGTAAGAACGAATTAGATGCAGCCATCTTGATTCAACAGAAATTGAATGGACCAGAATATGGCATGGATATCGTAAATGACTTGGATCAAGAATATTTTACGACAGTAGTGCGTAAAAAACTTTCTATGCGGGCTGGAGAAACAGATAAAGCGGTTTCTGTTATTGACCAGCGTTTTTCAGATATTGGCGAAAAAATATCAACTAATTTAAAACATATTGGTAATTTAGATTGTGATGTGTTCGAGCAGGATGGTGAGTTGTATGTGCTTGAATTGAATCCACGTTTCGGTGGTGGATATCCTTTTTCACATGAAGCCGGTATGAATACTATTCAGGCCTATTTAGCTTGGTTAGCTGATGAAAAACTAGAGAGTTCTTTTAATCAATATAAAGCTGATCTCGTATTTTCTAAGTGTGATCGTCTTATTCGTATTTAA
- the galU gene encoding UTP--glucose-1-phosphate uridylyltransferase GalU: MIKKAILPVAGLGTRFLPASKSIPKEMVTVVDRPAIEYVVKEAVAAGIEQIILVTHSSKASIENYFDRSFELETTLEQKKKFDLLKEITEILPPHVSVISVRQPQPLGLGHAVLCAKSVVGDDDFAVLLPDVLVKDSDTENDLSLMIQRFNESEASQIMVEAVPDHLVDQYGIVDVAATPEEGQSTVMQGIVEKPAVGAAPSNLSVVGRYILPAKIMQLLEQTPRGAGNEIQLTDAIAMLQQTDSVEAYRMKGQTFDCGSKLGYLKAVLHYGVDHPKLGESFKALIQELKL; the protein is encoded by the coding sequence ATGATTAAAAAAGCCATTTTGCCGGTCGCAGGTCTGGGTACACGTTTTCTTCCAGCCAGTAAATCTATTCCAAAGGAAATGGTAACTGTCGTTGACCGCCCCGCTATTGAATACGTGGTAAAAGAGGCAGTTGCTGCTGGAATTGAGCAGATTATTTTAGTGACACATTCATCAAAGGCTTCGATTGAAAACTATTTTGACCGCAGTTTTGAGCTGGAAACCACCTTGGAGCAAAAAAAGAAATTTGACCTGCTTAAGGAAATTACTGAAATCCTGCCGCCGCATGTCAGTGTGATCAGTGTACGTCAGCCGCAGCCTTTGGGCCTTGGTCATGCCGTGCTGTGTGCCAAAAGTGTGGTCGGTGATGATGATTTTGCTGTACTGCTCCCAGATGTTTTAGTTAAAGATTCAGACACAGAAAATGATTTAAGCCTGATGATTCAGCGTTTTAATGAATCAGAAGCTTCGCAGATTATGGTTGAAGCTGTACCAGATCATCTGGTGGATCAGTATGGCATTGTTGATGTCGCAGCGACACCAGAAGAAGGACAAAGCACCGTGATGCAAGGGATTGTAGAAAAGCCAGCGGTGGGAGCGGCGCCTTCAAATTTATCGGTAGTGGGTCGTTATATCCTGCCGGCAAAAATCATGCAGTTACTGGAACAGACGCCACGTGGTGCAGGCAATGAAATCCAGCTGACTGATGCAATTGCCATGCTCCAGCAGACCGACTCGGTAGAAGCTTACCGTATGAAAGGCCAGACCTTTGACTGTGGCAGCAAACTGGGTTATCTCAAAGCGGTATTGCACTATGGTGTGGATCATCCAAAACTGGGTGAATCTTTTAAAGCTTTAATTCAAGAACTGAAACTATAA
- a CDS encoding DegT/DnrJ/EryC1/StrS aminotransferase family protein produces MLNTAFEPWPSFTQEEADAVSQVLLSNKVNYWTGQECREFEKEFARFAETQYAVALANGTVALDVALKALGIGAGDDVIVTSRTFLASASSIVTAGANPIFADVELDSQNISAETIQAVLTPNTKAIICVHLAGWMCDMDPIMQLAADKGLYVIEDCAQAHGAKYKGKSAGSIGHVAAWSFCQDKIMTTGGEGGMVTTNDETLWKKMWSYKDHGKNFDSIYNKQHPPGFRWLHDSFGTNWRMMEMQGVIGRIQLKKMPEWTAKRLANMEKIYAAFADSPYFTVHRPSDDYVHAAYKCYVQVNIDVLPEGWSRDRIMQEISAQNVPCFSGSCSEVYLEHAFDDTPWRPAQRLKNAQQLGETSLMFLVHPTLSDESINKTVTAIQQVIHRIVA; encoded by the coding sequence ATGCTAAATACTGCATTTGAACCATGGCCAAGTTTTACTCAGGAAGAAGCGGATGCGGTTTCCCAGGTTTTATTGTCGAATAAAGTCAACTACTGGACCGGACAGGAATGCCGCGAGTTCGAAAAAGAATTTGCCCGGTTCGCAGAAACCCAGTATGCAGTGGCTTTAGCTAATGGAACCGTGGCACTCGATGTTGCTTTAAAAGCCTTAGGCATTGGCGCCGGGGATGATGTAATTGTCACCTCACGCACCTTTCTGGCATCGGCCAGTTCGATTGTGACGGCTGGAGCAAATCCTATTTTTGCTGATGTTGAGCTGGATTCACAGAATATTTCTGCTGAAACCATCCAAGCAGTACTGACCCCAAATACCAAAGCGATTATTTGTGTGCATCTGGCAGGCTGGATGTGCGACATGGACCCGATCATGCAACTGGCTGCCGATAAAGGCCTGTATGTGATTGAAGACTGTGCACAGGCGCATGGAGCAAAATATAAAGGTAAATCTGCCGGTTCAATCGGTCATGTTGCGGCCTGGTCCTTCTGTCAGGACAAGATTATGACGACAGGCGGTGAAGGTGGTATGGTCACCACCAATGACGAAACCCTGTGGAAAAAAATGTGGTCCTATAAAGACCATGGCAAAAACTTTGACAGCATCTATAACAAGCAGCATCCACCGGGTTTCCGCTGGCTGCATGATTCCTTTGGTACCAACTGGCGCATGATGGAAATGCAGGGTGTGATCGGGCGCATCCAGCTGAAAAAAATGCCGGAATGGACTGCAAAACGCCTTGCCAATATGGAAAAAATTTATGCTGCATTTGCAGACAGTCCATATTTTACTGTGCATCGTCCATCCGATGATTATGTACATGCAGCTTATAAATGTTATGTGCAGGTCAATATTGATGTTTTGCCTGAAGGCTGGTCACGTGACCGGATCATGCAGGAAATCAGTGCGCAGAATGTGCCTTGTTTCAGTGGCTCCTGTTCAGAAGTTTATCTCGAGCATGCTTTTGATGATACGCCATGGCGTCCAGCACAGCGTTTGAAAAATGCGCAGCAATTGGGTGAAACCAGTCTGATGTTTTTAGTTCATCCTACTTTAAGTGATGAAAGTATTAACAAAACAGTCACCGCAATTCAACAGGTGATTCATAGAATAGTTGCTTAA
- a CDS encoding nucleotide sugar dehydrogenase, producing the protein MNIAVFGQTLYAGVMAALLAECGHQVYWCDLLKKPSSEQVYAQDEAVQQLLNKQHAKGFLQYCKFEAIPLDVDVYLFSLSPTEEIQGLEILRELKLRPIIHPKLMINASTLGLHGTEKFQQILSEDHWIYLPDVIQEGNALRSLTEASQLIVGYSNETAKTLLKELLRPLFPREQQYLFMPVLDAEFTKLSVSGMLATRISYINDLALVAEKLGIDIEHVRQGLAADSRIGSSYLYPGAGFGGENFSHDIQILASTVSGTGAKSQLMAQVWEINEQQKELLFRKLWNYYHGDLAGKTVAIWGASFKENTSRIQQSPIHAMLTALWAQGVTVKLHDPQALAEIEKVYGQRDDLVYCTDQYEAVNGAHALCVLTAWKQYWNPNYRSLLNHMQHPLILDGRNIYNPDYMKAQGFAYKGVGR; encoded by the coding sequence ATGAACATTGCAGTATTTGGTCAGACTCTGTATGCCGGTGTCATGGCAGCCTTACTGGCAGAATGTGGTCATCAGGTCTACTGGTGTGATTTGCTGAAAAAACCGTCTTCCGAACAGGTTTATGCACAGGATGAAGCCGTACAGCAATTACTGAACAAACAGCACGCCAAGGGCTTTTTACAATACTGCAAGTTTGAGGCCATTCCTTTAGATGTCGATGTTTATCTGTTCAGTCTCAGTCCGACTGAAGAAATTCAGGGTCTGGAAATCTTGCGTGAGCTTAAGCTGCGTCCAATTATTCATCCAAAACTGATGATTAACGCCTCTACCTTGGGCCTGCATGGCACTGAAAAATTCCAGCAGATTCTGTCGGAAGATCACTGGATCTATTTACCGGATGTGATTCAGGAAGGTAATGCCTTACGTAGTCTGACCGAAGCCAGCCAGCTTATTGTCGGCTATAGCAATGAAACCGCGAAAACGCTTTTGAAGGAACTGCTCAGGCCGTTATTCCCGCGTGAACAGCAATACCTGTTTATGCCGGTTCTGGATGCCGAATTTACCAAACTGAGTGTGTCCGGCATGCTGGCGACGCGGATCAGCTATATTAATGATCTGGCTCTGGTGGCTGAAAAACTTGGTATTGATATTGAGCATGTACGTCAGGGGCTGGCAGCAGATAGCCGGATTGGTTCGTCTTATCTGTATCCGGGGGCCGGGTTTGGTGGCGAAAACTTCTCGCATGATATTCAGATTCTGGCCAGTACTGTGTCAGGCACCGGCGCGAAAAGCCAGTTAATGGCTCAGGTCTGGGAAATTAATGAGCAGCAAAAAGAACTGCTATTTCGCAAGCTTTGGAATTATTACCATGGTGATCTGGCCGGGAAAACTGTAGCGATCTGGGGAGCATCCTTTAAGGAAAATACCTCGCGTATCCAGCAATCCCCGATTCATGCCATGTTGACTGCACTCTGGGCGCAAGGGGTGACCGTCAAGCTGCATGATCCGCAAGCCCTGGCGGAAATTGAAAAAGTCTACGGGCAACGCGATGATCTGGTGTATTGCACAGATCAGTACGAGGCCGTAAATGGAGCACATGCCCTATGCGTGCTCACAGCCTGGAAACAATACTGGAATCCCAATTACCGCAGCCTGTTGAATCATATGCAGCATCCACTGATTCTGGATGGACGTAATATCTATAATCCGGACTATATGAAAGCACAGGGCTTTGCCTATAAAGGAGTGGGACGTTAA
- a CDS encoding sugar transferase, translating into MIYKFFFKRLLDLIASTLVFILLSPVFLVVMILLSLANKGSPFFSQQRPGKNEKIFSIIKFKTMNDAKDDQGNLLPDAQRLTKIGSFIRKTSLDEMPQLINVIKGDMSLIGPRPLFVRYLPYYTNREALRHSVRPGITGLAQVNGRNFLDWNSRLELDAQYVENISFINDIKIALLTIKNVIARKDIAVIPGAIGKPLDIERSKK; encoded by the coding sequence ATGATTTATAAATTTTTTTTTAAAAGACTATTGGATCTAATTGCTTCAACACTTGTATTTATTTTATTAAGTCCAGTTTTTCTAGTGGTCATGATTTTACTAAGTTTAGCGAATAAAGGTTCTCCTTTTTTTTCCCAACAACGTCCAGGAAAAAATGAGAAAATATTTAGCATCATTAAGTTTAAAACGATGAATGATGCTAAAGATGATCAAGGTAATCTTTTACCTGATGCTCAAAGGCTAACTAAGATTGGTAGTTTTATTAGAAAAACTTCACTTGATGAAATGCCTCAATTAATTAATGTGATTAAAGGGGATATGTCATTAATTGGACCTAGGCCTCTATTTGTAAGATACCTACCGTATTATACAAATAGAGAAGCACTACGTCATAGTGTAAGACCCGGTATAACTGGATTAGCCCAAGTCAATGGTAGAAACTTTTTAGACTGGAATAGTCGTTTAGAACTGGATGCTCAATATGTGGAGAATATTAGTTTTATTAATGATATAAAAATTGCGTTATTAACTATTAAAAATGTTATAGCTAGAAAGGATATTGCAGTAATTCCGGGAGCTATTGGCAAACCTTTAGATATTGAGCGATCCAAAAAATGA
- a CDS encoding pyridoxal-phosphate dependent enzyme produces MIIYQEIYQAEINQNITIIRDDLYPFLGGGNKGRKIDSIGQEILDNSYSAVVTTGGIQSNHCRATAVFCAQHHLQCTLVLHGDKEKFLKESGNAKIMRMSGAKIIFVEQSVDIGPIMDQSMQQYHNLALKPYYLWGGGHNLQGGKAYIDAVTQLDQQLEIDYLFVACGTGSTQAGIMAGLSKKNMPCKVIGISVARNQQSAQEHVANFYNQLCESFSIQRQHETIVLDDYLCGGYEQYNDELKKLSANSIRDYGFALDTTYSGKAFLGMQQYVLKHNLQGNILFWHTGGIFNFLA; encoded by the coding sequence ATGATTATTTATCAAGAAATCTATCAAGCAGAGATTAATCAAAACATCACTATTATTCGGGATGATTTGTATCCATTCTTAGGTGGTGGTAATAAAGGTCGCAAAATTGATAGTATTGGCCAAGAAATTTTAGATAATTCATATAGTGCTGTAGTAACAACTGGTGGTATACAATCGAACCATTGCCGAGCAACTGCTGTTTTTTGCGCGCAACATCATTTGCAATGTACATTAGTGTTACATGGTGATAAAGAAAAATTTTTAAAAGAATCTGGTAACGCAAAAATAATGCGAATGTCAGGTGCAAAGATTATTTTTGTTGAACAATCTGTAGATATAGGTCCAATAATGGATCAGTCGATGCAGCAATATCATAATTTAGCTTTAAAACCTTATTATTTATGGGGTGGTGGTCATAATCTCCAAGGCGGTAAAGCTTATATTGATGCTGTCACTCAATTGGATCAGCAGTTAGAAATAGATTATTTATTCGTTGCTTGTGGTACCGGTTCTACCCAGGCAGGAATAATGGCGGGTTTGTCGAAAAAAAATATGCCTTGTAAAGTAATTGGTATATCTGTTGCGAGAAATCAGCAATCTGCACAAGAACATGTAGCTAATTTTTATAATCAGCTTTGTGAAAGTTTTTCTATTCAGAGACAACATGAAACTATTGTCTTGGATGATTATTTGTGTGGTGGTTATGAACAGTATAATGATGAATTGAAAAAATTATCTGCTAATTCAATTCGTGATTATGGCTTCGCGTTGGATACAACTTATAGTGGCAAAGCATTCTTGGGTATGCAGCAGTACGTATTAAAGCACAATCTGCAAGGTAATATCCTGTTTTGGCATACTGGTGGAATTTTTAATTTTTTGGCTTAA